Proteins encoded within one genomic window of Desulfobacterales bacterium:
- a CDS encoding IS91 family transposase: protein MKEICTTDEHSNHKEVADIFRCYGEEYRSQNGMTKKQHEVMYAIEHCRTSHYGYHVDKCDACGHIEDDFNSCRDRHCPKCQGINRRKWVEARLEDILPVPYYHAVFTLPHLLNALISYNRALIYDLLFSTAAETLLTFGRDPKWLGGELGFYGILHSWGQSMWPHLHVHFIVPGGALSDDDRWLTPRYQSKFLFPVRALSKVFRGKFIEGLKTAYADKKIVFPDDLSHLREKFHFERWIDDLVCRNWIVYCKTPFRDAEQVVRYIGRYTHRVAISNQRIIDVNNGRVLFRYKDYKASRFTWKEMDLSASEFIRRFLSHVLPKGFHKIRHYGFLANGRCKKMVSHIRGVLHCDTVDKNNTKSEKTHKQCPECKKGRMVPWFIKDGFGRIVCLSNIKMNCGVLPDTS, encoded by the coding sequence CGTTCCCAGAACGGCATGACTAAAAAGCAGCATGAAGTTATGTATGCGATTGAGCACTGTCGGACATCTCATTACGGTTACCATGTAGACAAGTGTGATGCCTGCGGGCATATTGAAGACGATTTTAATTCCTGTCGTGATCGACATTGTCCCAAATGCCAGGGCATAAACCGGCGCAAATGGGTTGAAGCCAGGCTTGAAGATATTCTCCCGGTTCCATACTATCACGCCGTTTTTACACTGCCGCATCTTCTTAACGCCCTCATTTCATACAACAGGGCTCTTATATATGACCTTCTGTTTTCTACTGCGGCAGAAACGCTTCTGACATTCGGACGAGACCCGAAGTGGTTGGGCGGAGAACTCGGATTTTACGGAATACTGCATTCTTGGGGTCAGAGCATGTGGCCGCATTTGCACGTTCACTTTATTGTACCCGGAGGGGCATTGAGTGATGATGATCGCTGGCTTACACCAAGGTATCAGAGCAAGTTTTTGTTTCCGGTCCGTGCCTTGTCTAAAGTCTTTCGGGGTAAATTCATAGAGGGGTTAAAAACAGCATACGCTGATAAAAAAATCGTCTTTCCTGATGACCTTTCTCATTTGCGGGAAAAATTTCATTTTGAACGCTGGATCGATGATCTCGTCTGCCGCAACTGGATTGTGTATTGCAAGACGCCATTTCGAGATGCCGAGCAGGTGGTGCGATACATCGGTCGTTACACCCACCGGGTGGCCATCAGCAATCAACGGATTATCGATGTAAATAACGGGCGTGTTCTGTTCCGCTACAAGGATTACAAGGCCAGTAGATTTACATGGAAGGAAATGGATTTAAGCGCATCGGAGTTTATCCGCCGGTTTCTTTCTCATGTTCTGCCAAAAGGGTTTCATAAGATTCGCCATTACGGATTTTTAGCGAACGGCCGATGCAAGAAGATGGTCTCTCATATCAGAGGGGTATTGCACTGCGATACCGTCGATAAGAATAATACGAAGTCGGAGAAAACCCATAAACAATGCCCCGAATGTAAAAAAGGCCGGATGGTTCCATGGTTTATAAAAGATGGGTTTGGGCGGATTGTCTGTCTCAGTAATATTAAAATGAATTGTGGCGTTTTGCCCGACACTTCATAG